The following are encoded together in the Clostridium sp. BJN0013 genome:
- the secD gene encoding protein translocase subunit SecD, which produces MKSKVKSTIVFFLCLIVIGFLVYSGAYGVTLGGYKLKPFSEVITRGLDLQGGVSVLEEIQGKNVDESTIERTVELLSLRVNKLGVSETVVVREGKNRIRIDIPGKFDAKEVTDGVAKTGELKFVGPDNKTILTGKDVKDATASIDSQNGSKAIINLEFNKDGTKKFSDATKKFIGQKIAIYLDDEMLTDPQVDAHITDGKAIIQGNQTLKEAQRQANLIKSGALPVTVKPVQVKTVGASLGANALPLSILAGEIGIGLVMLFMLLYYRLPGLIADIALALYVYIVLAAFANIGVTLTLAGIAGFLLTVGMAVDANILIFERTKEELKSGRTIKASIDAGFRRAMTSILDSNITTIISGFILYSIGTGSVKGFALTLIIGTILSMFTAITVTRTLMKLVANMGWFNHKQTIGTFGVHDFRKGVVK; this is translated from the coding sequence ATGAAATCTAAGGTGAAAAGCACTATAGTTTTCTTCCTGTGTTTGATTGTAATAGGTTTTTTAGTCTATTCGGGAGCATATGGGGTGACTTTAGGTGGATACAAATTGAAACCCTTTAGTGAAGTCATAACTAGAGGTCTAGACCTTCAGGGCGGGGTTTCTGTACTTGAGGAAATTCAAGGGAAAAATGTAGACGAAAGTACCATAGAAAGAACAGTAGAACTTTTGTCCTTAAGAGTTAATAAATTGGGGGTAAGTGAAACAGTAGTTGTTAGAGAAGGTAAAAACAGGATAAGAATTGACATACCGGGTAAATTTGATGCTAAAGAAGTGACTGATGGTGTGGCTAAAACGGGAGAACTGAAATTTGTAGGACCTGATAATAAAACCATACTTACAGGTAAAGATGTAAAAGATGCCACAGCTTCCATTGACTCTCAAAATGGTAGTAAAGCTATAATAAATTTAGAGTTTAATAAAGATGGTACTAAAAAATTTTCAGATGCCACTAAAAAATTTATAGGGCAAAAGATTGCTATTTATTTAGATGATGAAATGCTTACTGATCCCCAGGTAGATGCACATATAACCGATGGCAAGGCTATTATACAAGGTAATCAGACCCTTAAAGAGGCCCAGAGACAGGCAAATTTAATAAAATCTGGGGCACTGCCAGTTACAGTAAAACCAGTTCAGGTTAAAACAGTAGGAGCTTCTCTTGGAGCTAATGCACTGCCTCTTAGTATATTGGCAGGTGAAATTGGTATAGGACTTGTAATGTTGTTTATGCTACTTTACTATAGATTACCTGGACTTATTGCAGACATAGCACTGGCGTTGTATGTATACATAGTTCTGGCTGCTTTTGCCAATATAGGTGTAACTCTCACTCTGGCAGGCATTGCAGGATTTCTTTTGACGGTAGGTATGGCAGTAGATGCAAATATACTTATATTTGAAAGAACCAAAGAAGAACTTAAAAGTGGTAGAACCATTAAAGCATCTATAGATGCAGGTTTTAGAAGGGCCATGACTTCCATACTGGACTCAAATATAACTACAATTATTTCAGGTTTTATACTTTACAGTATTGGAACAGGTTCTGTAAAAGGATTTGCCCTTACGCTTATTATAGGTACAATTTTAAGTATGTTTACAGCAATAACTGTTACTAGAACACTCATGAAGCTTGTTGCCAATATGGGATGGTTTAATCATAAACAGACTATTGGAACCTTCGGTGTACATGACTTCAGAAAGGGGGTAGTAAAATAA
- the secF gene encoding protein translocase subunit SecF, with product MYKIIEKRKIWFTISLIVIAIGIFTMATKGLEYGLDFKGGTIVEINLGSNFNKEDVDSIIKKYSKDFQSTKSDNKSITIKSTSLSSDNVNKIVKDVKAKYKKSSLTNQENIGTTIGKETKVKAIQAVIVAIIAMFIYIGIRFELSYGIAAMISLVHNILVMLSVYAIFRISIDSNFIAATLTVMGYSVHDTIVVFDRIRENHKYMRGQEPEMVADASVTQTLARSINTVLTVVITLISVYVLVPSIRIFSEPILIGVITGCYSSICIASPCWVIIKKHIVSRKKRLRSAV from the coding sequence ATATATAAAATTATCGAGAAGAGAAAAATATGGTTTACTATATCCCTTATAGTAATTGCAATTGGAATTTTTACTATGGCCACAAAAGGATTGGAGTATGGACTTGATTTTAAAGGAGGTACCATAGTTGAGATAAATTTGGGAAGTAATTTTAACAAAGAAGATGTAGACAGTATAATAAAAAAATACTCAAAGGATTTTCAATCAACTAAATCAGATAATAAATCCATAACCATAAAGTCTACTTCTCTAAGTAGTGATAATGTAAATAAGATTGTAAAAGATGTAAAGGCCAAGTACAAAAAAAGCAGTCTTACAAATCAGGAAAATATAGGTACTACTATAGGAAAGGAGACTAAAGTTAAGGCTATACAAGCTGTTATAGTGGCCATTATAGCCATGTTTATATACATAGGTATAAGATTTGAACTGAGTTATGGTATAGCTGCCATGATATCTTTGGTTCACAATATACTTGTAATGCTTTCAGTCTATGCAATATTTAGGATTTCCATAGATTCTAATTTTATAGCTGCCACACTTACAGTTATGGGATATTCTGTTCATGATACCATAGTTGTGTTTGATAGAATAAGAGAAAATCACAAGTACATGAGAGGGCAGGAACCTGAAATGGTTGCAGATGCCAGTGTAACTCAGACTCTGGCAAGATCAATAAACACTGTACTTACAGTTGTAATAACCTTGATATCGGTATATGTTTTGGTACCTTCCATAAGGATTTTTTCAGAGCCTATACTTATAGGAGTAATAACAGGATGTTATTCATCTATATGTATAGCCAGTCCGTGTTGGGTTATAATTAAAAAACATATAGTGAGTAGAAAGAAGAGATTACGCAGTGCAGTATAG